In a single window of the Streptacidiphilus sp. P02-A3a genome:
- a CDS encoding TetR/AcrR family transcriptional regulator, with amino-acid sequence MAPAAKPVRPTTWAAAEARPPRRRALGRDAIVETALGIIDAEGLDALSMRRVAQELNTGAASLYAHVSGKEELVELVLDLAYRDLVHPDPDPAIWRAQVKDFLRQARDHLVAHHDLARAALASNIPTLPHQLDAAETVLSLLRAGGLPDQVAAYGVDLIGLYLVASAHELSQRHSGAVASPEQDQAYLDGVRAYFGSLPADRYPVLVSMIDPMTRNEGDERFDFGLDVILAGLVAQAQSAAQSSAPPALGRVDRAGDTP; translated from the coding sequence GTGGCCCCAGCCGCCAAGCCCGTACGGCCCACCACGTGGGCCGCGGCCGAGGCACGCCCGCCCCGGCGGCGCGCGCTCGGCCGGGACGCCATCGTCGAGACGGCCCTCGGCATCATCGACGCCGAGGGCCTGGACGCGCTGAGCATGCGCCGGGTCGCCCAGGAGCTGAACACCGGGGCCGCCTCGCTGTACGCGCACGTCAGCGGCAAGGAGGAACTGGTCGAGCTGGTGCTGGACCTGGCCTACCGGGACCTGGTGCACCCGGACCCCGACCCGGCGATCTGGCGCGCCCAGGTGAAGGACTTCCTGCGGCAGGCCCGGGACCACCTGGTCGCGCACCACGACCTCGCCCGGGCGGCCCTGGCCTCGAACATCCCGACCCTGCCGCACCAGCTGGACGCCGCCGAGACGGTACTGTCGCTGCTGCGCGCGGGCGGGCTGCCGGACCAGGTCGCGGCCTACGGGGTGGACCTGATCGGGCTCTACCTGGTGGCCTCGGCGCACGAGCTGAGCCAGCGGCACAGCGGGGCCGTCGCCAGTCCGGAGCAGGACCAGGCGTACCTGGACGGCGTCCGCGCCTACTTCGGGTCACTCCCGGCCGACCGCTACCCGGTGCTGGTCTCGATGATCGATCCGATGACCCGGAACGAGGGGGACGAGCGCTTCGACTTCGGCCTGGACGTGATCCTGGCCGGGCTGGTGGCCCAGGCGCAGTCGGCCGCCCAGTCGTC